In one window of Mucilaginibacter auburnensis DNA:
- the rimO gene encoding 30S ribosomal protein S12 methylthiotransferase RimO: MRTKEISKPIQLKKPRVNVVTLGCSKNIYDSEVLMGQLKGNAFDVVHEADKVGKNDIVVINTCGFIDNAKQESIDTILQYSELKEQGKVGKVIVTGCLSERYKPELEAEITNVDAYFGTNDLQNILGSLGADYKHELIGERLLTTPSHFAYFKIAEGCNRPCSFCAIPLMRGTHVSTPMDELIRNAETLVKNGTKELILIAQDLTYYGLDLYGKRNLDELLRRLSDVNGVEWIRLQYAYPSGFPMEILDVMNERSNICKYLDMPLQHITDNMLKSMRRGITKQKTIDIVNQIRDKVPGIAMRTTLITGYPGETQQDFEEMQQWVEDTRFDRLGCFTYSHEEKTHAHSLVDDVPEEVKQERADAIMEIQQGISFEKNQEKVGNTYKVLIDKKDGAYFVGRTEFDSPEVDNEVLIDATVDYAPVGSFVNIKVDSAEDFDLYGHIVK; this comes from the coding sequence ATGCGTACAAAAGAGATAAGTAAGCCGATACAACTTAAAAAGCCCCGGGTTAACGTGGTTACACTCGGCTGCTCAAAAAACATCTACGATTCGGAAGTTTTGATGGGACAGCTAAAGGGCAATGCCTTTGATGTGGTGCATGAGGCTGATAAGGTGGGAAAGAATGATATTGTGGTGATCAACACCTGCGGCTTTATCGACAACGCCAAGCAGGAATCAATTGATACCATATTACAATACAGCGAGCTCAAAGAACAGGGTAAAGTTGGGAAGGTGATTGTTACTGGTTGCTTATCTGAACGTTATAAACCTGAGTTGGAAGCCGAGATAACCAATGTTGATGCCTATTTCGGCACTAACGATCTTCAAAATATTTTAGGCTCATTGGGCGCTGACTATAAGCATGAATTAATAGGCGAGCGTTTGTTGACCACGCCATCGCACTTTGCTTATTTTAAAATTGCCGAAGGTTGTAACCGCCCGTGTTCTTTTTGTGCTATTCCATTAATGCGTGGTACGCATGTATCAACACCAATGGATGAATTGATAAGGAATGCAGAGACTTTAGTAAAAAACGGTACAAAAGAGTTAATCCTGATAGCACAGGATCTTACCTATTATGGTTTGGATCTGTATGGAAAGCGTAATCTGGACGAATTGTTACGTCGCTTATCAGACGTTAACGGTGTTGAATGGATCAGGCTGCAATATGCTTACCCTTCGGGCTTCCCGATGGAGATTTTGGATGTGATGAACGAACGGTCTAACATTTGCAAATATCTGGATATGCCGTTACAACACATTACAGATAACATGCTGAAATCAATGCGTCGTGGTATCACCAAGCAAAAAACCATTGACATAGTTAACCAGATACGCGATAAAGTGCCTGGCATTGCCATGCGTACAACGCTGATAACCGGTTACCCGGGCGAAACACAACAGGATTTTGAAGAGATGCAGCAATGGGTGGAAGATACCCGTTTTGACCGCTTAGGTTGCTTCACCTACTCGCATGAGGAAAAAACACACGCTCATAGTTTAGTTGATGACGTACCCGAAGAAGTAAAGCAGGAACGCGCCGATGCTATAATGGAAATTCAGCAGGGAATATCTTTTGAAAAAAATCAGGAAAAAGTTGGTAATACCTACAAAGTGCTGATTGACAAAAAAGATGGAGCTTACTTTGTTGGCCGTACTGAGTTTGACTCGCCTGAAGTTGACAATGAAGTGCTGATTGACGCGACAGTTGATTATGCTCCTGTTGGCAGCTTTGTAAACATAAAAGTTGACTCAGCAGAAGACTTTGACCTTTATGGACATATTGTAAAATAA